The genomic segment GCAAAGAGTGAAGACGTAGTGACAGAGCTCGACGTGCTCGCACGGCGAGGAGATGCTCTTCGCACTGCCATGGATGAAATCATCCATGCTCCGAAACCAGACAGGATTTACTGGATCTCGCAGCAAAGCAATACTGGGCAACTTACTCTTCACATGGCACCGCTCGACGTTGCTCCGCTCTTGCAACAGCACCTCTTTAACCGCTGTGATCGGGTCGTATTGACGTCCGCAACCTTAACAGTTGGTGGTACGTTTCAATACATTCAAGAGCGACTTGGGCTTACTGACGCGACGACACTTCGGGTGCCTTCTCCTTTTGACTATCAGCGGTCGACGTTACTCTGTGTCCCGGAGGATATGCCAGAACCCGGAGCGCCCGGCTATCAGCGTGCTGTGAATGATTTGCTGATTGCCTTGTTTCGCGCGACACGTGGCCGTGGGTTGGTGTTGTTCACGTCCCACAGTGCATTACAAGCGACCTATCGAGCGATCAAACGGCCGCTTGAACGCCAGGGCATCGTTGTCCTTGGACAGCGGATCGATGGGACCCCGCGTCAGTTAATCGAGCGCTTGAAAGCACGACCCGGCACAGTTGTCCTCGGCACGAACAGTGTCTGGGAAGGAGTTGATGTTCCGGGAGAGGCGCTGAGTGTCCTGGTCATTGCCAAGCTGCCATTTGCAGTGCCAACGGATCCAGTCTTTGCTGCACGTAGTGAACGGATGGCCGATCCATTTGGTGATTACGCGGTTCCACAGGCTGTCTTGCGGTTTAAACAGGGCTTCGGGCGACTCATTCGGAGTGCAACCGATTATGGTGTTTGTGTCATCCTTGATCGACGGGTATTGCATCGTCGGTATGGCCAGCTATTCCTTGCGTCGCTGCCCGAGTGCACAATAGAAATCGCTCCTGGTATGCAACTTGTCGACGCAGCGGCGCGGTGGCTCGCTGAAGGGATAGCACCTGAGCGGGTGGCTGAGTGGGAGGGAGACCATGGAACTCGACCGTAATTTAGCGATGGAACTCGTGCGAACAACTGAAGCCGCAGCCCTTGCAGCGGCGGCCTGGGTTGGCCGTGGCGATAAGAACGCGGCTGATCAAGCTGCAGTGTCTGCCATGCGGCGGATGCTTTCCACCGTCCATATGCATGGCGTTGTCGTGATTGGTGAAGGGGAAAAAGACAAGGCTCCGATGCTCTATATTGGCGAAGAGGTTGGTACCGGGGAACCTCCCGAAGGGGATATCGCAGTTGATCCAATTGACGGTACGCGGCTATGCGCGAACGGGATGCCAGGGGCTGTCTCTGTGATCGCATTAGCCGAACGGGGCTCGATGTACTATCCACCGGGCATTGTTTACATGAACAAGATTGCCGTCGGCCCTGAAGCCGCACATGCCATTGACATTCGCCTGTCGCCAACTGAAAATCTGCATCGGATTGCCGAAGCAAAGCGGATGAACATCAAGTTGTTGACGGTCGTTGTCCTTGATCGTCCTCGCCACCAAGACCTCATCGCGGAAATTCGCCGGACGGGGGCGCGCATTCGCTTGATCACGGATGGCGATGTCGGTGGTGCCATCATGACTGCCTTGCCACATACTGGGGTTGATGTCCTCATGGGGATTGGTGGCTCTCCTGAAGCTGTTGTCGCTGCCGCAGCGCTCAAATGCGTTGGAGGTGCAATTCAATGCACGTTGTACCCTCGCGATGAGGAGGAACGACAAAAGGCAGAAGCAGCGGGGCTTGACCTGAACGCGGTTCTGCATACGGATGATCTTGTCCGTTCAGATAACGTCTTCTTCGCCGTTACCGGCATCACGACTGGTGATTTGGTTCAGGGGGTTCGTTTCACCAAGCATGGAGCACGGACGTATTCCATCGTGATGCGCTCGCGAACCGGAACCATACGCTGGATTGAGGCCGAGCACCAGTTGGCGAAGATTCAAGAATATGCCCAGCTGTGAGTTGACGGAGTTGATCATGTGCAGTACAATATCACTGGCTCCTCTTGGAGCATGGAGTAGCGTTCTCCTCACTCTTCCTCTCGTGACCTAGACTGCTGGATCCATACGAGCGTGCAGGTTTGCAGCACACGATCAAACGATTACGAACAACCCGAATATGCCACTCTGCCGAGCCTGGATTCTGCTGGGCAGATGGTACCTTTCCGAGCAAACGTATTCCTGCAGTAGCTGCCTTCTCTGGCGGGTAGCGATCACGCCTTTGCGGCAGAGTGCTGCGCTTCTGCGGTGCTGTGTCGCCGAGTAATGCGATAAATGCGATCACACTTTCTTTGGTTAAGGGGGTTATTGGATCATGAAAACCACAACAACGACCGTTCCTCCGGTTGAGCCGACAGTTACTGAGGAGGCTCCCGAGGTTGCAGCGATCAATGTAGCGGAGCTTGAAGCCAAGTCAATTGATGAATTGCAGACCATCGCCCGTGACTTCGGGATTACCAATGCGGCTCGTCTCAAGAAGCCTGATCTGATCAATCGCATTCTCCAGGTCCAAGTGGAACGCCAAGGTGGTGTTTTTGGTCAGGGTGTGTTGGAAATCGTCGAGGAGGGGCATGGATTTTTGCGCGGTGAGCGCTATCTTCCAGGCCCGAACGATATCTACGTTTCGCCGTCACAGATTCGACGCTTTGGTTTGCGAACTGGTGACTGGGTAGCCGGACACATTCGGCCACCGAAGGAGAACGAGAAGTTCTACAGCTTGCTTCGGGTTGAGACCGTCAATGGGATGGATCCGGAAACTGCTCGCCGCCGACCGAACTTCGATACCCTCACACCCATTTTCCCAATGGAACTGATTAATCTTGAGACTGAGCCACACATCCTTTCGACGCGGCTTGTCAACCTTGTTGCTCCCATTGGGCGTGGTCAGCGTGGTTTGATTGTTTCGCCACCGAAAGCCGGTAAGACAATCTTGCTCAAGCAGATTGCGAATGGCATCACGACTAATTATAAAGACATCTACCTGATTGTTCTCTTGATCGGTGAGCGCCCCGAAGAAGTAACCGATATGCGACGCTCGGTTGAGGGCGAAGTTATCTCGTCGACCTTCGATGAGCCGGTTGAAGACCATATCAAAGTTGCTGAAATGACGCTCGAGCGGGCCAAGCGGTTGGTAGAGTGTGGTTGGGATGTGGTAATTTTGCTCGATTCCATCACTCGCCTTGCACGAGCCTACAACCTCGTCGTTCCGCCGAGCGGACGTACGCTTTCCGGTGGTATCGATCCTGTAGCGCTCTATCCGCCCAAGCGCTTCTTCGGTGCGGCGCGCAATATTGAGGGCGGCGGTAGTCTCACGATTATCGCAACCTGCTTGATCGATACGGGTTCCCGCATGGATGATGTCATCTACGAGGAATTCAAAGGTACCGGTAACATGGAACTTCATCTTGATCGAAAGCTCGCCGAACGCCGGATCTATCCTGCAATCGATATTCAGCGCTCTGGTACCCGCCGCGAAGAGTTGCTGCTGGATGAGCAGACACTTCGCCAGGTCTGGACGATGCGCCGCATGGTTTCGATGCTGGGCGGCACTGATGGGACCGAATTGGTGTTGGGCCGCTTAGCAAAGACAGCAAACAATGCCGAGTTTTTGGCTACCTTGCACAAGGACATCTAACACGTCGTATTCTCACTGAAACATGGAGTACTCAACACGACGACCAGGGATCCCTGGTCGTCGTGTCACATCTCGCCATAGTCTCGGCATAGTAAGGAGGAAACGGTGCGCGATATCGCCACATTGCGCGTGATTTTGCAGCGTATTGACCGTCGTGGCTACAAAGCGTATGAAGAGATCCGCGGACTCTATCGCGCAGACTGGATTACGCTGGCAATCGATCACGTTCAAGGCGATCCATTTGCTTCTCCTTCACGTGTGCGCCTCATCGTGCCACGTTCACGATTGCAGTTGCCTGCCTGCACAAACCGCATTCGGCGCGTTGCTCTTGAAAATGTCCTGGCGCGACGTGCTCGGCAGATTGCTGCTGAACATGCACCCCGTCGCATGGGGACAGGGAAATCTGGCTTGGTGTTCATTGATGCTGGTGGCCAGGAAGTCCTTGAGCGGACAGCGTGCCGTATTTTCGACGACCATATCGAATTACGTCTCAGCGTCGGCTTGCCTGCTGCCGGCCGAACAATCTTGGGGAAGGCTGCCGAGCAATTGCTTGTTGATTTTCTGCCGCACCTTGCAAAAGAAACGTTTCTCCTCTCGCCAGTCGAGTATCAAGAAGCTGAGCAGTTTACCGCGCTTATTGAGGATGCTGAATCATTACGTGAGCAACTAGGGGAGCATCGTCTTGTAGCGTTTGTCGCGGATGGAGCTATTCTCCCGCGACGCAGTGGGGTCAGTCAGGAACCACTCCTTGGTCCGGCAGTCGTGCGTTTCCAGAGCCCTCCCGATCTTCAACTTGAGCTTGCCACGCCAAACAGTGGACGCGTGCGAGGGATGGGCATTCCGGAGGGTGTTACGGTAATTGTTGGCGGCGGATTTCATGGTAAATCAACGTTGCTGGAGGCGCTTGCCCGAGGGATCTATAACCACATTCCCGGCGATGGACGGGAACGGGTTGTAACCCGCGCAGATGCCGTCAAGATTCGTGCAGAAGATGGGCGCCGCATTGTTGGTGTGGACCTCAGTGCCTTCATCCGCAGCTTGCCGTTGGGGCAATCAACCCAGTTCTTTACCACTGATAACGCCAGTGGTTCAACATCGCAGGCGGCCAATATTCTTGAGGCCCTTGAGGCCGGATCACGGTTGCTGCTGATGGATGAAGATACCTGTGCGACAAACTTTATGATTCGCGACGAGCTTATGCGAGAGCTTGTTCCAGACGACGCTGAGCCGATCGTGCCGTTCATTGATCGTGTTCGTCAGCTTTATCGGGACGTCGGCGTCTCAACGATTATTGTGATGGGTGGGGCAGGAGATTATCTGCGTGTTGCTGATACAGTCATTTGGATGCATGCGTACCGGCCTGAGCACGTAACCGAGCGTGCTCACCAGATTGCCTCATCTCGCCATCACGTGACGTTTGTGCCGCCTGATCCGTGGCCTGGTGTTACTGAACGTGTGCCACTACCCGAAAGTATTGACCCCCGACGTCGGGATCGCACCCGTGTCCGTTCACATGGTACGGAAGAGGTCACGTTTGGCTTTGAGACGATTGATCTGCGCCAGGTCGAGCAAATCGTGGATCCAAGCCAAACTCGAGCCATTGGCGATGCGCTGGTTCTCGCCTTGCAACGTGGGATTATCGATGGCAAACGAAGCATGGCAGAAATCCTCGATGTGCTTGAACGGGTGCTTGATGAAGAAGGCCTTGATGCTCTTTCCCCCTTTCGTGGGCATCCAGGCGACTACGCACGTCCGCGGCGGTACGAACTTGCCGCGGCGCTGAATCGACTTCGAACGTTGCAAGTTAAGCAACGTCGCTCGAAACCGCAGCACTAGTTGGATGCTGGCAAGCAAAGGCTGCCTGCACCATTGCAATGGCAGTAATTGCTGCGGTTTCGCTGCGAAGCGTGAGTGGACCAAGCGAGATCGTTTTGGCTCCCCAGCTGCGAAGCCGCTGAATTTCCCCTTCCGTCCAACCGCCTTCTGGCCCAACCAAGAGAAAAATGTTTGCGTCTTGAGGGAAACGACAGGTAGTGAGATGCTGACTGGTTTCGTGTTCCCAGCAGACAAGCGACAACGACGTCGTCAACTGGCTTCGTATCGCATCAAGTGGGCATGGCTCGGTGATTGTCGGCAATTCAGTGCGTCCTGATTGTTCAGCGGCTTCAATAGCGATCCGCTGCCAACGCGAGTGTTTCATTGATTCCCGCTGCGCATCAAGCCTGACAACCGTGCGCTCAGTGAGGAGTGGAACGATGTGTTGTACGCCGAGTTCGGTTGCCTTTTGAATCACGAACTCAAAATGCTCGCGTTTGAGCAGTGCAAGGCCAAGGGTTATCGATGGTGCAGGGAGGTGGCGCCCAAGAGATGGTTCACCAAGCTGTACGATGACCTGCTTTCGGGAGACAGCAGTAAGCGTAGCTGACCATTCCCTGCCGTCTCCGTTAAAGACGGTGATTTGGTCGCCTGGCTCAAGACGAAGGACGAGATGCACCTGGTGTGCCACGTCAGGAGGCAGCGACAGCTCTTGACCAGCCGAAAGTAGGGAATTAACGTAGAACCGATGCCCATGTCGGCTCATAGGTCGTCGTTTCGCTGGAGTAACAGGGTTACCCAGTCGCCTTCTTGCCGCTGATCACGCACGGTGAAGCCGAGATGGCGGTAGCGCTGAACGACATCGTCACGTGCCTCAGTAATAATGCCACTTAAGATCATCAAGCCGCTGGGCATAAGCGCTCGACGAAAACGTGGGGCGGCTTCGATGAGGACTCGGGCAAAGATGTTGGCGACAATGCAGGAATAGCGTTGAGGAAGTGGCAGTGACAAGATATCTCCTTGGTGCACGGTAACAGCCGATGCGACATTGTTGCGAAGCAGGTTTGCTTTGAGTACGTCAATCGCGACTGGATCAAGTTCAACAGCATCAACGGCTTGTGCGCCAAGCTTTATGGCCGCGATTGACAAAATGCCTGATCCTGCCCCCGCATCAAGCAGAATTGCACCTTGGAGTGACAGGTCTTCAAGCAACTCCAAACAATGCCGGGTTGTTGGGTGTAACCCAGTGCCGAATGCCATTCCGGGATCGAGGTCGATCACGATCTCGCCTGACTGCGGTGTATAATCTTGCCAACTCGGGCGAATAACGATGCGCTTGCCGATATGCAGAATGGGGAAAAATTGTTTCCAGCTCTCTGCCCAGTCTTCTTCTGCAATCACTCGAATATGAAGTTCACCGATCGGCTGAATCTGCTCCAAGTGCCAGAGCCCTTGTCGAATTGCTTCAACACGCTGGTCAGCGAATTCATCAAGTGGCAAGTAAGCGGCAACACGGGCAGGCTTCGTCTCATCGATTGTGCCGCCTTCCTGGTCAGGTGCAGGAGCGACGGCGTGGGAAACAGCTACCCCGCCCTGATAGCTGTAGCGACTAAAGAGATCGACGACAGCATCGACTGCTTCAGCCATGGCTTCAACACTGAGTTCTAGCCAGCGTCCTCGTTGTGCTGAGGGTTTACTTGTTGTTTCGCGCAGTTCCATCGGTACGCTCAAACCTGATCTGCGACGAATCGCCGACGTTGACCTGCATGAAGTCCCCTTGCACATCGGCCCATCGGCCAACGATCGAGCGAGTGAGGGTCGCCATGGTGATTCGCGCTCCTTCATCAATAATCGAGTCCGTGATGATCGCGTGTGAAACATTCGCCTTTGGGCCGATACTGACATAGGGGCCGATCACGCTGTGTTCGACTGTAGCTGTTGGATCAATCACAACTGGTGGAATAATGACTGCGTTTGCCTGAACATTGGTTGTGACAGATTGCTGTTGGCGGCTAAGCAAATACCGATTGGTGGCAAGCAGTGCTTCGACTGTGCCACAGTCTTCCCAAACGGAAACGGGGAGCCAAACGAAGCGCCTGCCGGCATCGATCATCAATTGAAGTGCGTCGGCCAGATAAAACTCATTGCCCTTCTTGAGGTCACGAGCGATTTGCTCCTCGATAGCCTGGAAGAGGTCTTGGATTTCGCGAAGGTAGTAGATTCCGACAACTGCCAACCGCGAGACAGGGGTTTGCGGTTTTTCGACCAGTCGCGTAATTCGTCCATCTTCGAAAACAACGACACCGAACCGTCTTGGATCCTCGACCTCTTTCACAAAGATCGCACCATCGGCGTTGCACTCCGCTAGTGCGGCAAGATCAGCTTCAAAGATCAAGTCGGGGAAGACGATCAAGGTTGGTCCCTCAACCAGTCCTTTTGCCTGCAAAATCGCGTGGGATTGGCCAAGCGGCTCTGGTTGCTCGACAAAGCGAACGTTGAGGTCGTAGTGCTCGCGGACATATTCTTCGATCTGCTCACCGAGAAAGCCAGTGATAAAGACGACGGTTTCGAGCGGCAGAGAAAGCAGATGATCGAGCACATGTCCAAGAATAGGCTTTCCCGCTACCGTGACGAGCGGCTTGGGCTTGCTCCACGTATGGGGACGCAGCCGTGTGCCAAGCCCCCCAACTGGGATGATGACGTGCATCGTCCGTACTCCTTGCCTTTACTTTATTGAGTGTAGCTGGATGTAAGCGTCTTCCTCTGCCCGACCGGAATCGCTCGGCATATTCCAGTGTATTGTTCAGTGCCCCCAGCGGGATTCGAACCCGCGATCTCCACCTTGAAAGGGTGGTGTCCTAGGCCTCTAGACGATGGGGGCGCTTCGCGCCAATCCGCTGAAGTGTATGCATAACACCTCGGCTCTGTCAATCTCCTTCGAAGCGGGGTGATCCCTCAGCTTTTCCAGTGGCTCTTCCTTCACTGCCGTCTGCCGCTTTACACTAGAGCAGCGTGATAGGTTCTCGCGATGAACTGGCGCGTAAAACAAAAAGCAGAGGAATGCGATGGTTCGGGTGCTTCGTGATCGCCGAATCGTGCTTGGTGTAACGGGAAGCATTGCAGTGTACAAAGCGCTCGACTTCGTGCGACAGCTGACTCAGGCTGGTGCGCAAGTCGATGTCGTTATGACTGAGGAAGCTCAAGCTTTTGTCACTGCGCTCACGTTCCAGACGCTGACGCGTCGGCCAGTCCACACAACGGCATTTGAAGCCTGGGACGCTGAGCAGGCAGGACATGTTACGCTTGGGGCGAATGCTGACATAATGATCATCGCACCGGCTACTGCCCAGAGCATCGCTCGGCTTGCCCATGGCTTTGCCGATGATGCCGTCTCCTTAACTGCGCTTGCCTGTCCAGCCCCGTTGATTGTTGCTCCAGCCATGGATCATTACATGTATTGGCATCCAGCGATGCAGGCTAACCTGGAGATCCTCAAGTCGCGAGGCGTCATTCTCGTTGGACCAGATCACGGCCCACTTGCTTCAGGGATGGTTGGAGATGGGCGCATGGCCTCAATTGACGAGATTCTCGCGGTAACACGGAAAGCTCTTGGCCGTACTGGGCCGCTCGCTGGGCGGCGTGTTGTCGTCACGGCTGGACCCACCCGCGAGTTCATCGACCCTATTCGGTTCTTAACCAATGCTTCCAGTGGACGAATGGGATACGCGCTCGCTGAAGCCGCGCGCGATGCTGGTGCTGACGTCCTCTTGATTACTGGGCCAACTGCGTTACCTGACCCGAAGGCGCTGGACGTTGTGCATGTGACAACGGCTCAGGAAATGTACGGAGCAGTTAAGCACGCTGTGCAAGCGGCTGACGTGCTGATTATGGCTGCAGCTGTATCCGATTATCGACCGCGGCATGTTGCTCGCGAGAAGATCAAGAAAGAAACGCCGATACAGGTGCTTGAGCTTGAGCGAACGGTCGATATTCTGCGCGAGATTAATCAGCCAGGGTTACTTAAGATCGGGTTTGCCGCTGAGACTGAACAGCTTATTTCATATGCCCAAGAGAAATTACATGCCAAAAACCTTGACATGATTGTTGCTAATGATGCTCGTGAGGCAATGGGAAGTGAGTTTTCCAGCGTTGTGCTTATCACCGCCGAAGGCATTATTGACCGGATTGAGCGTCAGTCAAAAGTAGCCTTAGCAGAAGCTATCATTGATCATGTTGCTGCCATGCTCCGTACTCGCGTGGCAACGGACGAGAGGACGCCCTGATCATGTTACGTTTGCCTCCTCGACGTCCAGCACGGCATGAACGTGTTGAAGGTGCGTTGTTAAGCTGGGGTATCCTCTATGCAGTGAGCATCTACTGGACAATTATCTGTGTGTTCCTTGCTTTTTATGCTCTTCCGTGGCGGCAAGGACCAGACTGGTTTGTGTGGCTAAACCGGTTCGCTGTGATTGTCATCCCGTTTCGTCTAACAATGCTTGGGCGTCTCTCTCTCCTTGGCGGTGTAACGGTAGCCGATGTTGCAAGTCTACTTGCAAGCGGTATCCTTGCTTGGCTACTTTTGGCGATACTCGCCGGCTGGCGCTCAGAGGCATTATGGTTTCAACGGTCTGCAGTGCGCCGGTCTCCACCGAGGCAATGATGGTCCGAAGTGCTATCAATGGGCTCGGCGACTGAGCGAAAGTAGGTGGTAGACTCGAGAAGGCGGGAATACGTAGCGTTCGACATCATCTTGGTGGTAAGTAGACTGAGTGACGAGAGGGGCGGAGAATCATGGTAAAGAACCTTGTGCGGGGAATTTTAGGACTCGTCTTGGCCGCTGCTGCAACGTGGCTCGCTGATTACATTGTTGAGCGGATTTTCGGCAAAGAGGAAGCTGTATAGCCACGACGAGACATTAGTGCGGGGGTGTTGGAGGGGGTGCCAATGGCAATTACGCGAACGGATATTGAGGCGCTCGCGAGCATTCAGCCGCAACCATGGCCGGTCATCAGTCTGTATGTGCAGATTGCGCAGGAGCACGTGACTGATGACCATTACTCTATTCGGGTCAAGAACCTTCTGAAGCAACTCAGTGAACAACCTGGAATCGCGCTCAGTCACGAGCAGGATGCTGCTTTCCGGGAGGATCTTGAACGAATACGACTGTTTTTCCGTGATCATGGCGACGATTATGGCGATGCTGTGGCACTCTTTTGCTCATCACGCGCAGGCATCTGGCATGTGTATGGCGTCCCGCGAGCAGTAGGCAATCATGCTGTAGTAGATTTTCGGCCGATGATTGCGCCGCTTGTTCATGCCCTTGATCATATTGAGCCATTTTGTGTGTGCTTGATTGCTCGTGATCGTGCCCGGATCTTCCTTGGCAATGTCAGTGAGTTTCGTGAGGTGGCTGTCCGTTTGGATCAGCAAGTGCCAGGCCAGCATGACCAAGGTGGGTGGGCACAAGCGCGCTTTCAACGGCATATTGATGAGCACGCGCGACAGCATTTCAAAACCATTGCGAATGTGCTCTTCGAGTTATTCAACCAGGAGCCTTTTCGTTTTCTGGTCGCCGGTG from the Thermorudis peleae genome contains:
- the coaBC gene encoding bifunctional phosphopantothenoylcysteine decarboxylase/phosphopantothenate--cysteine ligase CoaBC, which codes for MVRVLRDRRIVLGVTGSIAVYKALDFVRQLTQAGAQVDVVMTEEAQAFVTALTFQTLTRRPVHTTAFEAWDAEQAGHVTLGANADIMIIAPATAQSIARLAHGFADDAVSLTALACPAPLIVAPAMDHYMYWHPAMQANLEILKSRGVILVGPDHGPLASGMVGDGRMASIDEILAVTRKALGRTGPLAGRRVVVTAGPTREFIDPIRFLTNASSGRMGYALAEAARDAGADVLLITGPTALPDPKALDVVHVTTAQEMYGAVKHAVQAADVLIMAAAVSDYRPRHVAREKIKKETPIQVLELERTVDILREINQPGLLKIGFAAETEQLISYAQEKLHAKNLDMIVANDAREAMGSEFSSVVLITAEGIIDRIERQSKVALAEAIIDHVAAMLRTRVATDERTP
- a CDS encoding 16S rRNA (uracil(1498)-N(3))-methyltransferase, which encodes MSRHGHRFYVNSLLSAGQELSLPPDVAHQVHLVLRLEPGDQITVFNGDGREWSATLTAVSRKQVIVQLGEPSLGRHLPAPSITLGLALLKREHFEFVIQKATELGVQHIVPLLTERTVVRLDAQRESMKHSRWQRIAIEAAEQSGRTELPTITEPCPLDAIRSQLTTSLSLVCWEHETSQHLTTCRFPQDANIFLLVGPEGGWTEGEIQRLRSWGAKTISLGPLTLRSETAAITAIAMVQAAFACQHPTSAAVSSDVA
- a CDS encoding ABC-ATPase domain-containing protein → MRDIATLRVILQRIDRRGYKAYEEIRGLYRADWITLAIDHVQGDPFASPSRVRLIVPRSRLQLPACTNRIRRVALENVLARRARQIAAEHAPRRMGTGKSGLVFIDAGGQEVLERTACRIFDDHIELRLSVGLPAAGRTILGKAAEQLLVDFLPHLAKETFLLSPVEYQEAEQFTALIEDAESLREQLGEHRLVAFVADGAILPRRSGVSQEPLLGPAVVRFQSPPDLQLELATPNSGRVRGMGIPEGVTVIVGGGFHGKSTLLEALARGIYNHIPGDGRERVVTRADAVKIRAEDGRRIVGVDLSAFIRSLPLGQSTQFFTTDNASGSTSQAANILEALEAGSRLLLMDEDTCATNFMIRDELMRELVPDDAEPIVPFIDRVRQLYRDVGVSTIIVMGGAGDYLRVADTVIWMHAYRPEHVTERAHQIASSRHHVTFVPPDPWPGVTERVPLPESIDPRRRDRTRVRSHGTEEVTFGFETIDLRQVEQIVDPSQTRAIGDALVLALQRGIIDGKRSMAEILDVLERVLDEEGLDALSPFRGHPGDYARPRRYELAAALNRLRTLQVKQRRSKPQH
- the prmA gene encoding 50S ribosomal protein L11 methyltransferase codes for the protein MELRETTSKPSAQRGRWLELSVEAMAEAVDAVVDLFSRYSYQGGVAVSHAVAPAPDQEGGTIDETKPARVAAYLPLDEFADQRVEAIRQGLWHLEQIQPIGELHIRVIAEEDWAESWKQFFPILHIGKRIVIRPSWQDYTPQSGEIVIDLDPGMAFGTGLHPTTRHCLELLEDLSLQGAILLDAGAGSGILSIAAIKLGAQAVDAVELDPVAIDVLKANLLRNNVASAVTVHQGDILSLPLPQRYSCIVANIFARVLIEAAPRFRRALMPSGLMILSGIITEARDDVVQRYRHLGFTVRDQRQEGDWVTLLLQRNDDL
- the glpX gene encoding class II fructose-bisphosphatase translates to MELDRNLAMELVRTTEAAALAAAAWVGRGDKNAADQAAVSAMRRMLSTVHMHGVVVIGEGEKDKAPMLYIGEEVGTGEPPEGDIAVDPIDGTRLCANGMPGAVSVIALAERGSMYYPPGIVYMNKIAVGPEAAHAIDIRLSPTENLHRIAEAKRMNIKLLTVVVLDRPRHQDLIAEIRRTGARIRLITDGDVGGAIMTALPHTGVDVLMGIGGSPEAVVAAAALKCVGGAIQCTLYPRDEEERQKAEAAGLDLNAVLHTDDLVRSDNVFFAVTGITTGDLVQGVRFTKHGARTYSIVMRSRTGTIRWIEAEHQLAKIQEYAQL
- the rho gene encoding transcription termination factor Rho, with the translated sequence MKTTTTTVPPVEPTVTEEAPEVAAINVAELEAKSIDELQTIARDFGITNAARLKKPDLINRILQVQVERQGGVFGQGVLEIVEEGHGFLRGERYLPGPNDIYVSPSQIRRFGLRTGDWVAGHIRPPKENEKFYSLLRVETVNGMDPETARRRPNFDTLTPIFPMELINLETEPHILSTRLVNLVAPIGRGQRGLIVSPPKAGKTILLKQIANGITTNYKDIYLIVLLIGERPEEVTDMRRSVEGEVISSTFDEPVEDHIKVAEMTLERAKRLVECGWDVVILLDSITRLARAYNLVVPPSGRTLSGGIDPVALYPPKRFFGAARNIEGGGSLTIIATCLIDTGSRMDDVIYEEFKGTGNMELHLDRKLAERRIYPAIDIQRSGTRREELLLDEQTLRQVWTMRRMVSMLGGTDGTELVLGRLAKTANNAEFLATLHKDI
- a CDS encoding Vms1/Ankzf1 family peptidyl-tRNA hydrolase; amino-acid sequence: MAITRTDIEALASIQPQPWPVISLYVQIAQEHVTDDHYSIRVKNLLKQLSEQPGIALSHEQDAAFREDLERIRLFFRDHGDDYGDAVALFCSSRAGIWHVYGVPRAVGNHAVVDFRPMIAPLVHALDHIEPFCVCLIARDRARIFLGNVSEFREVAVRLDQQVPGQHDQGGWAQARFQRHIDEHARQHFKTIANVLFELFNQEPFRFLVAGGTDEVVAAFVETLHPYLSERYVGHFNCELDASVKEIKEAAWGVVQDWLQRDKARNLDLLLEEALSQDMGVVGLPAVADAIQMGNVLTLVLDDRLSAPGAYCLACGAVQPLDQPPEDEHCVYCQGALRKVANIVPVLYANAYRQSASVLFLTERELQMRLEPHGGIGALLRYRLEAEG
- a CDS encoding sugar phosphate nucleotidyltransferase; the protein is MHVIIPVGGLGTRLRPHTWSKPKPLVTVAGKPILGHVLDHLLSLPLETVVFITGFLGEQIEEYVREHYDLNVRFVEQPEPLGQSHAILQAKGLVEGPTLIVFPDLIFEADLAALAECNADGAIFVKEVEDPRRFGVVVFEDGRITRLVEKPQTPVSRLAVVGIYYLREIQDLFQAIEEQIARDLKKGNEFYLADALQLMIDAGRRFVWLPVSVWEDCGTVEALLATNRYLLSRQQQSVTTNVQANAVIIPPVVIDPTATVEHSVIGPYVSIGPKANVSHAIITDSIIDEGARITMATLTRSIVGRWADVQGDFMQVNVGDSSQIRFERTDGTARNNK